The stretch of DNA TATTTTGGTAGCTTTTCCCAAGTTTATatcaactttttttcttttctgagcTGATGCTAGAATTTCCGTTTCCTGGTAACTATTAATTGTTGAACAATTTCCTTTCATTTATAGCAAGCAAATGGAGTTATTACTTGCTATGCCTTCCGGAAGTAACCgccatttttgaagctcaaaagtCCTTGCTATCTGCATAATCCTATGGCTCTGCCACTCACCGTCTCCATGTCGAATAAATGGAGCAGAAAGAAACGCCACTTCCCTTTACTCGCAGTTCTTTTCCTGGTTTTCTTAGCTTGTTCGGTTATCTACATTGAATTCAGCATCCAACAAATCCATCAAAGCCCGGATCATGTTCTTCACAGTCAACGACAAACTTCATCATTTACTTATGTAAAACCAAATCTTCCCAAAGGAGCTTCAGGTGTGCTTATCTATCTTCAATCtttactttccttttattttctttgaatttggCCTAAAACATGAAGTTGGGCTTTAGATGTTTTCGATGGATCCAGTAGTTGCAACTCTACTAGGAACTACAGTGGGAAGAAAATCCGGTGGGTCGGCACGGATGCGGAATCGAATCAGCTGAGGAGCATAAGCCAAGAGAACAGCTGTGATGTGTTCTCCGGCAAGTGGGTGTTTGATAACCAATCGTACCCGCTTTACAAAGAGTCCGACTGTCCTTACATGTCGGACCAGTTGGCATGTCATAAGCATGGGAGGTCCGATTTGCAGTATCAGCACTGGAGATGGCAGCCTCATAACTGCAATTTGAAGAGGTAATTTGTCCTTTTGGTTGCTTGTATTTTGTTAGTGAGACCCAAGTACTAGATTTGCCAGTTTCTACCTTTACGCAATTTGAAGAATGGGATGtaattggttaaaattttagatttttagcCATAGATGATAGAACTTCCCCGTTTTTATCTGATATTTGATAGCCATATTGGGCCTGACTAAATTCAGAGTCAAGCCGGGTCGCCCTGTTTTTCTCTATAAAACTTGCTTAAAGGGTATTAAGCTCTGTCACTCGATCCAACAGGCGTTAATATAGATGATTGAACTTTCTCTTATTGAAAAGTTGCAAGTGATtgtgtttttcctttttctggTGTGTAGATGGGATGCGACTGAAATGTGGGAGACGTTGAGAGGGAAGAGGCTAATGTTTGTGGGAGATTCTCTGAATAGAGGTCAATGGATATCAATGGTGTGTTTGTTACAATCAGTGATCCCAGCAAATAAGAGATCCATGACTCCTAATGCTCAGCTTACCATTTTCAGAGCAGAGGTGAGCCAGGATACAACCTATAAGAGGTTTTTAACATAATGACTAAGAACTGAAACATTGTTGCCGTGTGTGTTACTTTGATGTCATTTGTAGGAATACAATGCCACCGTGGAATTTCTCTGGGCTCCGCTTCTGGTTGAGTCCAATTCTGATGACCCGGTGAATCACAGGCTGTCTGAACGAATTATCCGTCCGGATTCAGTACTCAAGCATTCAGCACAGTGGGAGCATGCGGATATACTAGTTTTCAACTCGTACTTATGGTGGAGACAGGGCCCAGTTAAGCTGCAGTATGTACGATAGTTGATCGGTTCTAGTCGAATCAAGGTAAATATATTTTCAAGATGCGCTGAAATGCTTGTGTGCTTGCAACTTTTGCAGATGGAGTGGTGAGGAAAATGGAGCCTGCGAGGAGCTCGATGGGTTAGGAGCAATGGAACTAGCCATGGGAGCTTGGGCAGACTGGGTAGCATCAAAAGTCATTCCCCTGAAGAAACATGTCTTTTTCGTTACAATGTCGCCAACACATTTCTGGTTAGGATCTTTACCCTTGCACTGAATTATCTCATACTACATCTATATAATCTGGATAAGTCACCTGATGAAAGCTTGCAAACTTATCGAATACCGTAAAATCATAGCATAGAGGCATTTGAAGCAAAGATAGTGCATCATGAAGGCACTAAAAGGACTATTGCTGGTATATAGAAGCTAATGTATATAGCATGG from Gossypium hirsutum isolate 1008001.06 chromosome D04, Gossypium_hirsutum_v2.1, whole genome shotgun sequence encodes:
- the LOC107899591 gene encoding protein trichome birefringence-like 35, translating into MALPLTVSMSNKWSRKKRHFPLLAVLFLVFLACSVIYIEFSIQQIHQSPDHVLHSQRQTSSFTYVKPNLPKGASDVFDGSSSCNSTRNYSGKKIRWVGTDAESNQLRSISQENSCDVFSGKWVFDNQSYPLYKESDCPYMSDQLACHKHGRSDLQYQHWRWQPHNCNLKRWDATEMWETLRGKRLMFVGDSLNRGQWISMVCLLQSVIPANKRSMTPNAQLTIFRAEEYNATVEFLWAPLLVESNSDDPVNHRLSERIIRPDSVLKHSAQWEHADILVFNSYLWWRQGPVKLQWSGEENGACEELDGLGAMELAMGAWADWVASKVIPLKKHVFFVTMSPTHFWKGEWEAGSKGNCYNETRPIDRESHWGSGSDLATMRMVDKMVSGLGSKVTVINITQLSEYRKDGHPSIYRKFWETLSPQQLGNPASYSDCIHWCLPGVPDVWNELLFHFL